A stretch of the Lactuca sativa cultivar Salinas chromosome 9, Lsat_Salinas_v11, whole genome shotgun sequence genome encodes the following:
- the LOC111896413 gene encoding germin-like protein 5-1, whose product MATRAYVLAISMLMPIFLASFVSADPDLLQDVCVADLASDIKLNGFPCKSNITADDFFFAGLAKAALTNNTFGATVTPAFVQQVPGLNTLGVAMARIDYAPGGLNPPHTHPRATEIVFVLTGELDVGFITTANKLFTKTIKMGEVFTFPRGLIHFQINNGKVPAAVIAGFNSQLPGTQRAADTLFGSSPPVEDVVLTKAFQIGTKEVEKIKSRFAPMNKK is encoded by the exons ATGGCTACTCGTGCTTATGTGTTGGCGATTAGCATGTTGATGCCTATCTTCTTGGCTTCCTTCGTCTCTGCAGACCCCGACTTGCTTCAAGATGTCTGTGTTGCAGATCTTGCCTCAG ATATAAAATTGAACGGATTCCCCTGCAAAAGTAATATTACTGCAGACGATTTTTTCTTTGCGGGGCTAGCGAAGGCAGCTCTCACTAACAACACATTCGGTGCAACTGTTACACCTGCTTTTGTCCAACAAGTCCCTGGGCTTAACACTCTGGGCGTGGCCATGGCTCGCATTGATTACGCACCTGGAGGCCTGAACCCACCACACACCCACCCAAGAGCCACCGAGATAGTGTTTGTGTTGACCGGAGAATTGGATGTGGGATTCATAACTACAGCAAACAAACTATTCACAAAGACAATCAAGATGGGTGAAGTGTTTACGTTCCCTAGAGGCTTAATTCACTTCCAGATTAACAATGGAAAGGTTCCTGCAGCGGTGATTGCAGGTTTCAACAGCCAGCTTCCGGGTACTCAAAGGGCGGCAGACACTTTGTTTGGGTCATCTCCTCCGGTGGAAGATGTTGTGTTGACTAAGGCATTCCAAATTGGAACCAAAGAAGTGGAAAAAATCAAGTCCAGGTTTGCTCCTATGAACAAGAAGTAA